From Marivirga harenae, one genomic window encodes:
- a CDS encoding DUF4271 domain-containing protein, whose translation MSLINRLIYLLSVSILLSCVQENKMQEDDSAVSDSELRVWHQADTLTNIDEWPSDTLKQITLDLQNFSESILEVSSDAPTYLFSGEKLIEKSENNFLKYSFKSVPTEQINISWDEKLQNMSFGVYSIENPDTKLDYQGLENSSRENKWISDNILLILLIGASLFMVIVKANYDKRYLNILSISKIFTFRLKEGDQSRIRIMDQDNLVFAGLYVFLTAGLIYFLIMGKGISFLEIESNGILAFIKIISIISIGLIGKVILVAVASNLFGNNRISAFYIKELLNINLFFVNVLFFTSILIYLYVGSIPSIWLTIAIYGIVALYLARLILIYFKILKLSSFSNLYLFSYFCTTEIFPFLIGLKYFI comes from the coding sequence ATGTCATTAATTAACAGGCTAATTTATTTGTTGTCAGTTTCAATCTTACTTTCCTGTGTGCAAGAAAATAAGATGCAAGAGGATGACTCAGCTGTAAGTGATAGTGAGTTACGCGTGTGGCACCAAGCCGATACCTTAACAAATATAGATGAATGGCCCTCCGACACTCTCAAACAAATAACATTAGATCTTCAAAATTTCTCAGAATCAATTTTAGAGGTTAGTTCTGATGCTCCGACCTATTTATTTTCCGGGGAAAAGTTAATAGAAAAGTCTGAAAATAATTTTCTGAAGTATTCATTTAAGTCGGTACCAACAGAACAAATTAATATAAGCTGGGATGAAAAGCTGCAAAACATGAGTTTTGGTGTTTATTCAATTGAAAACCCTGACACTAAATTGGATTATCAAGGTCTTGAAAATTCATCTCGGGAGAACAAATGGATCTCTGACAATATTTTGTTGATATTATTGATTGGCGCTTCACTGTTTATGGTAATTGTCAAAGCGAATTACGATAAGCGTTACCTTAATATTTTATCCATTAGTAAGATATTTACCTTCCGCTTGAAAGAAGGAGATCAGTCTCGCATCAGAATAATGGACCAGGACAATTTGGTATTTGCAGGATTGTATGTTTTTTTAACAGCGGGCTTAATTTATTTCTTGATAATGGGCAAGGGTATTAGTTTTCTTGAGATAGAATCAAATGGAATACTGGCCTTTATAAAAATTATATCTATAATCTCTATTGGCTTAATTGGAAAGGTGATTTTAGTTGCAGTTGCCTCAAATTTGTTTGGAAATAATAGAATATCGGCCTTTTACATAAAAGAATTGTTAAATATCAATCTATTTTTCGTCAATGTTCTGTTCTTTACTTCAATTCTAATTTATCTATATGTTGGGTCAATCCCTTCAATTTGGTTAACTATAGCCATTTATGGAATAGTAGCTCTTTATCTTGCTAGGTTAATATTAATATATTTTAAAATATTAAAATTAAGCAGCTTCTCTAATCTCTATTTATTTTCTTACTTTTGCACCACAGAAATATTCCCATTTTTAATTGGACTTAAATATTTCATTTGA
- a CDS encoding glycine--tRNA ligase, with product MAKKEQTPENTLFRDIIAHAKEYGFVYPSSEIYEGLQAVYDYGPYGAELKKNIKELWWNTMTRFNDNIVGLDSAIFMHSDTWKASGHIESFNDPMIDNKDSKKRYRADVLLEDKAAKYENSGQQEKADELLKKTGQLLEAEDLEAVRELIISEDVKCPISGTSNWTEVRQFNLMFSTQIGSVSDGSGKIYLRPETAQGIFVNFLNVQKTARMKVPFGIAQIGKAFRNEIVARQFIFRMREFEQMELQFFVRPGEEMGWYEKWRDMRVKWHKAIGIADEDLRLHEHEKLAHYANAAVDIEYKFPFGFKEVEGIHSRTDFDLKSHQEVSKKKLQYFDPELGKNYIPYVVETSVGADRLFLMLFCSAFKNEEIGEGDNIKKRTYLKLHPALAPVKAAILPLTKKDGLAEKGQEIYKSLKGAFNVVYEEAASIGKRYTRQDLIGTPFCIAVDHQTLEDETVTIRHRDSTEQERMPIAELESYIAKASSFNRIYELL from the coding sequence ATGGCAAAGAAAGAACAAACTCCCGAAAATACACTTTTTAGAGATATCATAGCTCACGCTAAAGAATATGGTTTTGTTTATCCTTCAAGCGAAATTTATGAAGGTTTGCAAGCAGTATATGACTATGGGCCCTATGGAGCAGAATTGAAGAAAAACATCAAGGAATTATGGTGGAATACCATGACTCGATTTAATGATAATATTGTTGGTTTGGATTCAGCGATTTTTATGCATTCCGATACTTGGAAAGCCTCTGGCCATATCGAAAGTTTCAATGATCCAATGATTGATAATAAAGATTCCAAAAAAAGATACAGAGCGGATGTCTTGTTGGAAGATAAAGCAGCAAAGTATGAGAACTCGGGTCAGCAAGAAAAGGCCGATGAATTATTGAAGAAAACAGGCCAGCTCCTTGAAGCAGAAGATTTGGAAGCTGTTCGTGAGCTAATCATTTCTGAGGATGTAAAATGCCCTATTTCAGGTACCTCAAATTGGACGGAAGTTCGACAGTTCAACCTGATGTTCTCCACTCAAATAGGAAGCGTTTCAGATGGTTCGGGTAAAATTTATTTACGACCTGAAACAGCCCAAGGGATATTTGTTAATTTCCTAAATGTTCAAAAGACGGCCAGAATGAAGGTGCCTTTCGGAATTGCACAAATTGGAAAGGCCTTCAGAAATGAGATTGTTGCACGCCAATTTATTTTCAGAATGCGTGAATTCGAGCAAATGGAGCTGCAATTTTTTGTTCGCCCCGGAGAGGAAATGGGTTGGTATGAAAAATGGAGGGATATGCGGGTAAAATGGCACAAAGCTATCGGTATTGCAGATGAAGATTTAAGGTTGCATGAACATGAAAAGCTTGCGCATTATGCCAATGCAGCTGTTGATATAGAATATAAATTTCCTTTTGGGTTTAAAGAAGTTGAGGGAATTCACAGTCGGACAGATTTCGATTTGAAAAGCCATCAAGAAGTTTCTAAAAAGAAGCTGCAGTATTTTGATCCTGAACTAGGAAAAAATTATATTCCCTATGTAGTAGAAACTTCAGTTGGTGCCGATAGGTTGTTTTTAATGTTGTTTTGTAGTGCTTTTAAAAATGAAGAGATTGGCGAAGGAGATAATATCAAAAAAAGGACTTATCTTAAATTGCATCCGGCTCTTGCGCCTGTGAAAGCAGCAATATTACCATTAACGAAAAAAGATGGATTAGCTGAAAAAGGTCAGGAAATCTATAAGTCCTTGAAAGGAGCATTTAATGTTGTCTATGAAGAAGCTGCTTCTATTGGTAAGCGTTATACTCGTCAAGATTTGATAGGAACGCCATTCTGTATTGCAGTTGACCATCAAACTTTAGAGGATGAAACCGTGACCATAAGACATAGGGATAGCACTGAGCAAGAAAGAATGCCGATTGCTGAATTAGAATCATACATTGCAAAAGCGAGTTCCTTTAATAGGATTTATGAGCTTTTGTAG
- a CDS encoding DUF6952 family protein encodes MRLPIIKHVVEFIEKNDEDYVVESMDLLEDLIEAKGIKDEELEVIGELLSNFSGALEVHKDIRSGTDKKEALNGFMKRVMGSIDG; translated from the coding sequence ATGAGGTTACCAATAATTAAGCACGTAGTAGAATTCATCGAAAAAAACGATGAGGATTATGTTGTGGAAAGTATGGATCTGCTCGAGGATTTAATTGAAGCGAAAGGAATTAAAGATGAGGAGCTAGAAGTAATAGGTGAGTTGCTTTCAAATTTTTCAGGTGCTCTTGAAGTTCATAAAGATATTAGATCAGGAACCGATAAGAAAGAAGCATTAAATGGATTTATGAAACGAGTAATGGGATCCATAGATGGATGA
- a CDS encoding LytR/AlgR family response regulator transcription factor: MKVLIIDDERLARKELSTLLAEYKDIEILGEAANADEAEEMIDKLNPDLIFLDIQMPGKTGFELLETLEKTPKVIFTTAYDEYALKAFEFNALDYLLKPIEPKRLTESINKIRKEVEAQAERQKSNNQLTVNDQVFVKDGDNCWFVRLKDVRLFESDGNYIKVYFDKNKPMIHKSLNALDEKLDNKHFFRVSRKHIINLEWIDEIETWFNGGLMVKLKGGDKVEVSRRQATKFKDLMSL; this comes from the coding sequence ATGAAGGTATTAATAATAGATGATGAAAGGCTCGCTAGAAAAGAATTAAGCACTTTATTAGCAGAATACAAAGATATTGAAATCTTGGGCGAGGCAGCCAATGCGGATGAAGCTGAAGAAATGATTGACAAGCTAAACCCTGACTTGATTTTTTTAGATATTCAGATGCCTGGTAAAACTGGTTTTGAGTTGTTGGAAACCTTGGAAAAAACCCCGAAAGTCATATTTACCACAGCTTATGATGAATATGCTTTGAAAGCTTTTGAGTTTAATGCTTTAGATTACCTTTTAAAGCCAATTGAACCAAAAAGACTAACCGAATCTATAAATAAAATCCGCAAGGAAGTAGAAGCACAAGCCGAAAGACAAAAAAGTAATAACCAGTTGACTGTAAACGATCAGGTTTTCGTAAAGGACGGGGACAATTGCTGGTTTGTAAGATTAAAAGATGTTCGCTTATTCGAATCTGACGGAAACTACATTAAAGTTTATTTTGATAAGAATAAACCAATGATTCATAAATCATTAAATGCATTGGATGAGAAATTGGACAATAAGCATTTCTTTAGAGTAAGCCGGAAACATATCATCAATTTAGAATGGATAGATGAAATTGAAACTTGGTTTAATGGAGGCTTGATGGTAAAATTAAAAGGAGGAGATAAGGTTGAAGTAAGCCGAAGACAAGCCACTAAGTTTAAAGATTTGATGAGCCTTTAA
- a CDS encoding class I SAM-dependent methyltransferase → MDWKQLNRELGNIDLYWLDFILKGYLPEDAKVLDAGCGEGRNLTYCLQNGMDVFGIDENPEAIQFLKLVAKQYKIQDIEARFHVMKLDKILFPDETFDVIICSAVLHFAKNYEHFHKMILELVRLLKPDGKIFIRSMTDRYLAEGTVEINQNVYQFPNEQIRFAVNAEALIGFLTDLGLELIEPYKEVVVQNRHTMGTFILQKQ, encoded by the coding sequence CTGGCTCGATTTTATTCTGAAGGGATATTTACCAGAGGATGCCAAGGTATTAGATGCAGGTTGTGGCGAGGGTCGAAACCTTACTTACTGCCTTCAAAATGGCATGGACGTTTTTGGAATCGATGAAAACCCAGAAGCCATTCAGTTTTTAAAACTAGTGGCAAAGCAGTATAAAATTCAAGATATAGAAGCCAGGTTTCACGTGATGAAACTAGATAAAATTCTTTTTCCGGATGAAACCTTTGATGTGATCATTTGCAGCGCAGTACTGCATTTTGCTAAAAACTATGAGCATTTTCACAAGATGATTTTGGAATTAGTGCGATTGTTGAAACCCGATGGAAAAATTTTCATTCGGAGCATGACCGATCGCTATCTAGCTGAAGGAACTGTTGAGATCAATCAAAATGTTTATCAGTTTCCAAATGAACAAATTCGATTTGCTGTTAATGCCGAAGCACTTATAGGGTTTTTAACGGATTTGGGTTTAGAACTCATAGAGCCCTATAAGGAAGTAGTGGTGCAAAATCGGCATACAATGGGGACGTTCATTCTACAAAAGCAATAA
- the hemW gene encoding radical SAM family heme chaperone HemW, with protein MAGIYIHIPFCKQACFYCDFHFSTNMAIKNDMVEAICKEIELQQEYLNGELIRSIYFGGGTPSLLDETHLKSIFNYLNRFHNIAFDAEITFEANPDDITQDKLEILYQNGINRLSVGIQSFDQEVLKWMNRAHNSQEAFRCLELIKKSDFDNFSLDLIYGIPNSTHETWEKDLKSLVGFQPPHISSYCLTIEPNTVFGRWQQKGKLNEASEDYSSEQFLYLSQYLTNSGYEHYEVSNFAKKGFHSKHNSSYWEQKSYLGIGPSAHSYDGKNRQFNVSSNGKYLKALQSNEIPAQLDILTQEDRINEYLMTSLRTSEGCNLKFLANELNYDLVKNAKPQIEHWKNTGLCTLEDDILRLTLKGRLLADKLASDLFLVN; from the coding sequence TTGGCAGGTATATACATACATATTCCCTTTTGTAAGCAGGCGTGCTTTTACTGTGATTTCCATTTTTCCACCAATATGGCAATTAAAAATGATATGGTAGAAGCAATTTGTAAAGAAATTGAACTTCAACAAGAATATCTGAATGGAGAATTAATCCGATCCATTTATTTTGGCGGGGGAACGCCTTCGCTTCTAGATGAAACTCATCTAAAATCTATCTTCAACTATTTAAATAGGTTTCATAATATCGCATTTGATGCCGAAATTACATTTGAGGCCAATCCTGATGATATCACTCAAGACAAGCTGGAAATCCTTTATCAAAATGGAATTAACCGATTAAGTGTGGGTATTCAATCCTTTGACCAAGAAGTATTAAAATGGATGAATAGAGCACACAATAGTCAAGAAGCTTTCCGGTGTTTAGAATTGATAAAGAAAAGTGACTTCGATAATTTCAGTTTAGATTTGATTTATGGAATCCCCAATTCAACACACGAGACTTGGGAAAAAGATTTAAAAAGTCTGGTTGGTTTTCAACCACCTCATATTTCTTCCTATTGTTTAACGATTGAGCCTAATACTGTATTTGGTAGGTGGCAGCAAAAAGGAAAGCTCAATGAAGCTTCGGAAGATTATTCATCAGAGCAATTTCTATATTTATCACAATACCTGACAAATTCAGGATATGAACATTACGAGGTGTCAAACTTTGCGAAAAAAGGGTTTCACTCCAAACATAATAGCAGCTATTGGGAACAAAAGTCTTATTTGGGGATTGGGCCATCGGCTCATTCATATGACGGAAAAAACAGACAGTTCAATGTCTCTAGTAATGGAAAATACTTGAAGGCTTTACAGTCCAATGAAATCCCTGCTCAATTAGATATCTTGACACAGGAAGATCGAATCAACGAATATTTGATGACTTCCTTAAGGACATCTGAAGGGTGTAATTTGAAATTTCTAGCTAATGAATTGAATTATGATCTAGTAAAAAATGCAAAGCCACAAATTGAGCATTGGAAAAATACTGGACTTTGCACTTTAGAGGATGATATTTTAAGACTTACCCTAAAAGGTAGACTTTTAGCCGATAAATTGGCTTCGGATTTATTTCTGGTCAATTAA
- a CDS encoding sensor histidine kinase has protein sequence MNKKALYWTLQIVGWTAYGLLNIYLAYLGERLSSQQATGQLILVPFYISITHLYRNFIISNGWLKIIIQKLVVRVIIACLILSIINYAFLFGISSILGLLDPAFDLNPIVIFLSILANLILYFLWSLVYFMYHYVENYNRSLKYDAAMNEIELNNLKSQLNPHFIFNALNSVRALVDEDPAKAKNSITQLSNILRNSLILDKKRLINFNDELNTVIDFLALEKIRYEERLTTEFIIHPDSYKYQVPPLMIQTLVENGIKHGISNLTYGGKLSIETQLDNKKCLNIFIRNSGSFKLDKRRKNKGFGLENTKQRLKLIFDNEASFNIKNESEGNVLTTVKIPQVNY, from the coding sequence ATGAACAAAAAGGCACTGTATTGGACGCTTCAGATAGTTGGCTGGACTGCTTATGGCTTATTGAATATTTATTTGGCATATTTGGGTGAAAGGCTGTCTTCGCAACAAGCCACGGGCCAACTTATCTTGGTTCCTTTTTATATTAGTATTACTCATTTATATAGAAATTTCATTATCAGCAACGGATGGTTAAAAATAATCATTCAAAAACTGGTCGTAAGAGTAATTATTGCTTGTTTGATTTTAAGTATTATCAATTATGCCTTCTTATTTGGCATCTCCTCTATATTAGGCTTGCTGGATCCCGCCTTTGATTTGAACCCTATCGTAATTTTTCTCAGTATATTGGCTAACCTAATTCTGTATTTTTTATGGTCGCTGGTTTATTTTATGTATCACTATGTGGAGAATTATAATCGGTCATTAAAATATGATGCAGCTATGAATGAAATTGAGTTGAACAACCTTAAATCTCAATTAAATCCTCATTTTATCTTCAATGCATTAAACAGTGTTAGGGCATTGGTAGATGAAGATCCAGCCAAAGCAAAGAATTCTATCACTCAACTTTCCAATATTTTGAGAAACTCTCTAATTTTGGATAAAAAAAGATTGATTAATTTTAACGATGAGTTAAACACCGTTATAGATTTCTTGGCGTTGGAGAAGATCAGATATGAGGAGAGATTGACAACTGAATTTATAATTCACCCAGATTCTTATAAATATCAAGTTCCTCCGCTAATGATTCAAACTTTGGTGGAGAATGGTATTAAGCACGGAATTTCTAACTTAACTTACGGTGGGAAACTTTCAATAGAAACGCAGTTGGACAATAAAAAATGCTTGAATATCTTTATCAGAAATTCAGGAAGCTTTAAATTGGATAAAAGAAGAAAGAACAAGGGGTTTGGTTTGGAAAACACAAAGCAGCGGTTGAAATTGATTTTTGATAATGAAGCCTCGTTTAATATCAAAAACGAATCGGAAGGAAATGTATTAACAACTGTGAAGATCCCACAAGTTAATTATTGA
- a CDS encoding NAD(P)/FAD-dependent oxidoreductase has protein sequence MDKPNSFKIPNTNQKRIIIVGGGFAGITMAKKFAGKDVQIVLLDRHNYHTFQPLLYQVATAGLEPDSIAGPLRKLLENHRNIYFRMATVSKIDQQENKIISNVGELEYDYLIIAAGSKTNFFGQNEKFEKAFPLKQIPQALDFRSHILQNFEEAVLSSDEAKIESLMNIVIVGGGLTGVELAGALGELKKHVLPNDYPDLDFNRLNIYLVEGMGRLLGGMSDFADRKAQKYLKKFEVNVKLNTMVNSYDGEKVEFSNGETLPAATLLWGAGVMGNVIEGLSEESVSNSRYQVDRYNLVKGTQNIYAVGDIALMQTEDFPKGHPMLAPVAMQQGDRLAKNILAAMKGNEQKPFKYLDKGSMATVGRNKAVVDLPKNLHFGGFFAWFIWMFVHLISIVGFRNKIVILSNWIWNYFTYDRGTRLIIRPFVPKVKSQKDKKKVA, from the coding sequence ATGGATAAGCCCAATTCATTTAAAATTCCTAATACTAATCAAAAGCGAATTATAATCGTAGGTGGAGGTTTTGCTGGCATCACGATGGCCAAGAAGTTTGCTGGCAAAGATGTGCAAATTGTTCTTTTGGACAGGCATAATTATCACACCTTCCAGCCCTTATTATACCAGGTGGCAACAGCTGGTCTCGAGCCCGATTCGATAGCAGGGCCCTTACGTAAGTTACTTGAAAATCACAGGAATATATATTTTCGAATGGCTACTGTATCTAAAATTGATCAGCAGGAGAATAAGATCATTAGTAATGTTGGCGAATTGGAATACGATTATCTGATAATTGCTGCGGGCTCAAAAACGAATTTCTTTGGTCAGAACGAGAAATTCGAAAAAGCCTTCCCGCTCAAGCAAATCCCACAGGCTTTAGATTTTAGAAGTCACATACTGCAAAATTTTGAAGAGGCAGTTTTAAGTTCCGATGAGGCTAAAATTGAGAGCTTAATGAATATTGTTATTGTGGGTGGGGGTCTCACAGGCGTAGAACTTGCTGGGGCTTTGGGTGAGTTAAAGAAGCACGTTTTACCTAACGATTATCCAGATTTGGATTTTAATAGATTAAACATTTACCTAGTAGAAGGCATGGGAAGGCTTTTAGGTGGAATGTCTGATTTCGCAGATAGGAAAGCCCAAAAATATCTTAAAAAATTTGAGGTGAATGTAAAGCTCAACACTATGGTTAATAGCTACGATGGTGAAAAAGTAGAGTTCAGTAATGGTGAAACACTTCCTGCTGCTACGCTGCTCTGGGGGGCTGGTGTAATGGGAAATGTTATAGAAGGACTTTCAGAAGAAAGCGTTTCAAATAGCAGGTACCAGGTCGACAGATACAATCTGGTAAAAGGAACACAAAATATTTATGCAGTGGGAGATATTGCTTTAATGCAAACAGAGGATTTTCCAAAGGGACACCCCATGTTGGCGCCAGTTGCCATGCAACAAGGAGATAGATTAGCTAAAAACATTTTGGCAGCAATGAAGGGGAATGAACAGAAACCTTTTAAATATTTAGATAAGGGAAGTATGGCTACTGTGGGTAGAAATAAAGCTGTGGTCGATCTTCCTAAAAACTTGCATTTTGGAGGCTTTTTCGCGTGGTTTATCTGGATGTTTGTACACCTTATCTCTATAGTTGGGTTCAGGAATAAAATCGTTATCTTAAGTAATTGGATTTGGAATTATTTTACCTACGATCGAGGTACTCGCTTAATTATTAGGCCATTTGTGCCAAAGGTTAAGAGTCAGAAAGATAAAAAGAAGGTAGCATGA
- a CDS encoding thioredoxin family protein, translating into MIELAEDKLQEIVDENDMVMVQYGATWCGNCKITKPKFKRLAGENESVKFVYVDAEKLPNSRSLAEVKNLPTFAGFKNGKLVNSISGNKPSIITDLLDEVTNN; encoded by the coding sequence ATGATAGAATTAGCAGAAGATAAATTACAAGAGATAGTAGATGAAAATGATATGGTAATGGTGCAGTATGGTGCGACATGGTGCGGAAATTGCAAAATTACTAAGCCCAAATTCAAAAGATTAGCTGGGGAGAATGAAAGCGTAAAATTTGTTTATGTTGATGCCGAAAAATTACCAAATTCAAGATCATTGGCAGAAGTTAAAAATCTACCAACTTTTGCCGGTTTTAAAAACGGTAAATTAGTAAATTCAATATCAGGAAATAAGCCAAGCATTATAACAGATTTATTAGATGAGGTTACCAATAATTAA
- a CDS encoding substrate-binding periplasmic protein, which translates to MKKLLFNSFFMVPMFFIGFVSSAQYTGDSFAKAKQTKTANLTYVYSESPGFAAEISGNVQGVCVDVMSDFEFYLLDNYGITVNSKMEKAHANNFTAYLNAVKKSSNGVFGLSNTTITQKRKAEYNFSPPYITNIGMMLSNSALPTLNDMSKIADVFAGKKAVTVKGSTNEDQILKIKSKYYPSLTIEYVNSFDEVLAKIVNSTDYFTNIDFTYYLDATKSKKPIKRHPAGDQTAEEFGIVMPKNSDWDKPFEEFLTESYRTSPSYRKIIAEHLGRNALQLLDAVVQE; encoded by the coding sequence ATGAAGAAGCTTCTATTTAACTCGTTTTTTATGGTCCCCATGTTCTTTATTGGATTTGTATCCAGTGCACAGTATACAGGGGATTCCTTTGCTAAAGCAAAACAGACGAAAACAGCTAATCTAACTTATGTATATTCTGAATCACCTGGTTTTGCCGCTGAAATTAGCGGAAATGTTCAAGGTGTTTGTGTGGATGTAATGAGCGATTTTGAATTTTACTTACTAGATAATTATGGTATTACGGTAAACTCCAAAATGGAAAAAGCTCATGCAAATAATTTTACAGCTTATTTAAACGCAGTAAAAAAATCATCAAATGGTGTTTTTGGCTTAAGCAATACTACTATAACTCAAAAAAGAAAAGCAGAATATAACTTCAGTCCGCCATATATCACTAATATCGGCATGATGTTAAGTAATAGTGCACTTCCCACGCTCAATGACATGAGTAAAATTGCTGATGTTTTTGCTGGTAAAAAGGCGGTTACAGTTAAAGGCTCTACTAATGAAGATCAAATTTTAAAGATAAAGAGTAAATATTATCCTAGTCTTACAATAGAGTATGTTAATTCATTTGATGAAGTATTGGCAAAGATTGTGAATAGCACAGATTATTTCACCAATATTGATTTTACGTACTATTTAGATGCGACAAAATCCAAAAAACCTATTAAAAGACATCCGGCTGGAGATCAAACGGCCGAAGAGTTTGGAATTGTAATGCCTAAGAATAGCGATTGGGATAAGCCATTTGAAGAATTCTTGACGGAATCCTATAGGACTAGTCCAAGTTATAGGAAAATTATTGCTGAACATTTAGGTAGGAATGCACTGCAGTTGCTAGATGCAGTTGTGCAAGAGTAG
- a CDS encoding sensor histidine kinase, which produces MKKRSFRNIILGETPHIKSEGDYRKALLVGVCCLILSFISTVNGLLNIFLWDISLTPSFMVGIFGGIFGFLLNRFGKYELAKHSLLLIAIFFVFIFMSNEGKYYGSQLYLFPILVASITLFGYKKVKIWLFYGLIAFACFAISEFTAYKIVTVDTINEAKEDKIYFLNYFFTFLGLIVVIYFQVKLQHKSEQKILEQDRKLKESEERFRLAVEGTNAGIWDWENINRDQQWWSPKLYELLGYNPKEFSPDQSSFKNLLAEKSDYPRLVNDFKRHLQTKEPFSVEYKLKCKDGSYRWFHGSGQAKWSIDQKPVRMVGFLVDITDKKLKEEEIKEKNQLLEQTNAELDRFVYSVSHDLRAPLNSIQGLINIGDTTEDSQELKQLLGMMKNRVKKLYTFIDEIISFARNTRTDIIKEGVNLYDLVKETFENTQYRELSADIDFRMSISENTVVKTDKGRLRVVLNNLVDNAIKYHRHASPGKYVAVQTEDLGNEILIKVVDNGQGIPAEAQPKIFDMFFRASENSKGSGLGLYIVKDMVERLGGNINLQSEKGEGTTFTIKLPKT; this is translated from the coding sequence ATGAAAAAACGCTCATTTCGAAATATTATACTGGGTGAAACGCCCCACATAAAATCTGAAGGAGACTACCGTAAAGCGCTACTTGTCGGTGTTTGTTGTTTAATTCTTTCATTTATTAGCACGGTCAATGGGCTGCTTAATATTTTTTTATGGGATATTTCACTAACACCATCATTCATGGTAGGTATTTTTGGCGGTATTTTCGGGTTTCTGTTAAACCGCTTTGGGAAGTATGAACTAGCAAAACATAGTTTGCTTCTGATTGCCATTTTCTTTGTGTTTATTTTTATGAGCAATGAAGGAAAGTATTATGGTTCACAACTTTACCTATTTCCGATCTTGGTCGCATCCATCACGCTATTTGGCTACAAAAAAGTCAAAATTTGGCTTTTTTATGGACTTATTGCCTTTGCATGTTTTGCAATCAGTGAATTTACGGCATATAAAATTGTCACAGTCGATACCATAAATGAAGCAAAAGAGGACAAAATATATTTCCTGAACTATTTTTTCACCTTTCTTGGGCTTATAGTTGTGATTTATTTTCAAGTGAAATTACAGCATAAATCCGAGCAAAAGATACTGGAGCAAGACCGTAAACTTAAGGAGAGCGAGGAAAGATTTCGCTTGGCCGTTGAGGGTACTAACGCTGGAATATGGGATTGGGAAAATATCAATAGGGATCAACAATGGTGGTCACCTAAGTTGTACGAATTGCTGGGCTACAATCCCAAAGAATTTTCACCTGACCAATCTAGTTTTAAAAACTTGTTGGCTGAAAAATCAGACTACCCCCGATTGGTAAACGATTTTAAAAGACACCTTCAAACAAAAGAACCGTTTTCTGTTGAATACAAACTTAAGTGTAAAGATGGAAGCTATCGTTGGTTCCATGGTTCGGGTCAAGCCAAGTGGTCTATTGATCAAAAACCGGTGCGAATGGTGGGCTTCCTCGTTGATATTACAGATAAAAAATTAAAAGAGGAAGAAATTAAAGAAAAGAATCAGCTCTTGGAACAAACCAATGCTGAGTTGGATAGATTCGTTTATAGTGTTTCTCACGATTTGAGAGCACCCCTAAACTCCATTCAAGGTTTGATTAATATAGGTGATACGACTGAAGATAGCCAAGAGTTAAAGCAGTTACTTGGCATGATGAAGAATAGAGTGAAAAAGCTTTATACATTCATAGATGAAATTATCAGCTTTGCTCGTAACACACGAACAGATATTATCAAGGAAGGTGTAAATCTTTATGATCTGGTAAAGGAAACTTTTGAAAATACTCAATATCGAGAGCTATCTGCAGATATTGATTTCAGAATGAGTATAAGTGAGAATACCGTTGTAAAAACTGATAAAGGACGACTACGAGTAGTGCTAAACAATTTGGTGGATAATGCAATTAAATATCATCGTCATGCAAGTCCAGGAAAATATGTGGCCGTCCAAACCGAGGATTTAGGTAACGAAATTTTAATTAAAGTAGTCGATAACGGACAAGGTATTCCTGCAGAGGCACAACCAAAAATATTTGACATGTTTTTTCGAGCATCAGAAAACTCTAAAGGTTCTGGCTTAGGCTTATATATTGTGAAGGACATGGTAGAAAGATTAGGTGGAAACATAAACTTACAATCAGAAAAGGGAGAAGGAACTACTTTTACAATAAAATTACCTAAAACTTAA